One Sphingobacteriales bacterium DNA segment encodes these proteins:
- the lpxD gene encoding UDP-3-O-(3-hydroxymyristoyl)glucosamine N-acyltransferase, whose protein sequence is MYKISEIASWINAAIEGDASISVNGLGKIETAQPNELSFIANPKYESFAYTTKASALLVGLQFTATQPLTATLLRVPDPYAAMAVLLEKFSQQLHPQSLHESPCFIHPTAKIGENLYIGAFAYIGEGAVIGNGVKIYPGSYIGPHVTINENTIVYAGVKIYYGCKIGSNCILHAGCVIGSDGFGFAPRPDGSYQKIAQNGIVVVGNEVEIGANTVIDRATMGETTIAEGVKLDNLIQIAHNVTIGQHTVIASQTGVSGSTELGKYCTIGGQAGFVGHIKIADYTKIGAQSGVSKNIDTPNQVWNGSPAAEFRQNMRLLAAMRKLPDLIEKIANLERQIAKKEG, encoded by the coding sequence ATGTACAAAATTTCGGAAATTGCCAGTTGGATAAATGCAGCTATTGAGGGCGATGCAAGCATATCAGTTAATGGTTTGGGCAAAATTGAAACTGCACAGCCAAACGAGCTTAGTTTTATTGCCAACCCTAAATACGAGTCTTTTGCCTATACCACAAAAGCCTCAGCTTTATTAGTTGGGCTGCAATTTACAGCTACACAACCGCTAACTGCTACCCTGCTTAGGGTGCCCGACCCTTATGCGGCAATGGCTGTACTGCTCGAAAAATTTAGCCAACAGCTTCATCCGCAGTCCTTGCACGAATCGCCGTGTTTTATACACCCAACGGCAAAAATTGGAGAAAATTTATACATAGGTGCGTTTGCCTATATAGGCGAAGGTGCTGTTATTGGCAATGGGGTAAAAATTTATCCGGGCAGTTATATTGGCCCTCACGTTACAATAAACGAAAATACAATTGTATATGCTGGCGTAAAAATTTATTATGGGTGCAAAATTGGCAGCAACTGCATTTTACATGCCGGATGTGTAATAGGAAGCGATGGGTTTGGCTTTGCACCCCGCCCAGACGGTAGTTACCAAAAAATAGCCCAAAACGGTATTGTTGTAGTTGGCAATGAGGTAGAAATTGGCGCAAACACTGTTATTGACCGGGCAACCATGGGGGAAACTACTATTGCCGAAGGGGTAAAATTAGACAATTTAATTCAGATTGCGCACAATGTTACCATAGGGCAGCATACCGTTATTGCTTCGCAAACGGGCGTATCGGGCAGTACCGAATTGGGCAAATACTGCACCATAGGTGGCCAGGCAGGTTTTGTTGGCCACATAAAAATTGCCGATTACACTAAAATAGGCGCGCAAAGTGGGGTTTCTAAAAATATTGACACCCCCAACCAAGTTTGGAATGGGTCGCCTGCTGCCGAATTTAGACAAAATATGCGCTTGTTAGCTGCAATGCGCAAACTTCCGGATTTAATAGAGAAAATAGCAAACTTAGAAAGGCAAATCGCAAAAAAAGAAGGGTAA
- a CDS encoding divalent-cation tolerance protein CutA, which yields MAILLFYVTHANNQAAVEVVETLINKKLIACGNIFPINSMYFWGGALQNDHEFVSILKTIPTKKSAVLLALKELHPYETPCFISWQADANPEYAQWVAQCVA from the coding sequence ATGGCAATTTTATTATTTTATGTTACACATGCTAACAACCAGGCAGCTGTTGAGGTTGTAGAAACACTGATAAACAAAAAACTTATCGCGTGCGGCAATATTTTTCCGATTAACAGCATGTATTTTTGGGGCGGTGCGCTGCAAAACGACCATGAATTTGTAAGTATCTTAAAAACCATACCCACAAAAAAATCAGCTGTTTTGCTGGCCTTAAAGGAATTACACCCTTACGAAACTCCTTGTTTTATTAGCTGGCAGGCAGACGCAAACCCCGAGTATGCACAATGGGTTGCGCAATGTGTTGCATAG
- a CDS encoding serine/threonine protein phosphatase, whose amino-acid sequence MSSVVNRYAMSDIHGCAKTFRLAVEQYIKLKPNDELYLLGDYIDRGPDSKGVFDYIWQLQASGYKVFCLKGNHEDLMLKTIANEDNWHYKWEHNGQRETLMSFGVLNPDLIPEKYINFCKSLNYYIELPDYYLVHAGFDFSQKNNFNEVLQDKESMLWIRRWYHNLKPEWIAPKKIVHGHTPITKGEIKNQLNTNIINIDNGCVYQLKVEAPILNDDSPTYGALFGLNLNNPDDSFFVECIDRTTNDDAI is encoded by the coding sequence ATGAGTTCTGTTGTCAATCGCTATGCCATGTCTGATATTCATGGTTGCGCAAAAACATTTCGTTTGGCTGTTGAGCAGTATATTAAACTTAAACCTAACGACGAATTGTATTTATTGGGCGACTATATTGACCGCGGCCCCGATAGCAAAGGTGTTTTTGACTATATATGGCAATTGCAAGCGAGTGGGTATAAAGTTTTTTGCCTAAAAGGAAACCACGAAGATTTAATGCTTAAAACCATAGCCAACGAAGATAACTGGCATTATAAATGGGAACATAACGGACAACGAGAGACTTTGATGAGTTTTGGTGTCTTAAATCCGGATTTGATTCCGGAAAAATATATTAATTTTTGTAAAAGTTTAAATTATTATATCGAACTTCCGGATTATTATTTAGTTCATGCCGGATTCGACTTTAGTCAAAAAAATAATTTTAACGAAGTATTGCAAGACAAAGAGTCAATGCTTTGGATTAGAAGATGGTACCATAATTTAAAACCCGAATGGATAGCACCTAAAAAAATTGTACATGGGCATACGCCAATTACTAAAGGCGAAATTAAAAACCAATTAAATACAAATATTATTAATATTGACAACGGATGTGTTTACCAACTGAAAGTGGAAGCTCCAATTTTGAATGATGATTCTCCAACATATGGGGCATTGTTTGGGCTAAATCTCAATAATCCGGATGATTCATTTTTTGTTGAATGTATCGATCGAACTACGAATGATGATGCTATTTAA
- a CDS encoding T9SS type A sorting domain-containing protein, translating to MYKNIALLLICFACFSVAAQAGQYLNLDFKHLFNDAKFELNTEYINNNGHNLKFTRLNYYLSGFTITHDGGQTTTLKDTYLLVTEKGGLQSLGEVEFTNIEGISFYVGVDKYANHGDPAQYPNKHPLSLKSPSMHWGWAAGYIFTALDGKSDTGDKSFNTNFEYHVVGDEFYSAVNITSKNAVKGINGVTVSVSVDVAQWVKDADFVANSIIHGGGPYIAAFMKNIINNPVFFETQGFNNIDNPLRDGEVKIGCVPGAYCANMVYTFANLPFISVYVYNISGQLVELQPKLPAQGQVTIANNLPSGRYFIKITDAANNQRAIHQSSVTLVK from the coding sequence ATGTATAAAAATATTGCCTTATTGCTTATTTGTTTTGCTTGCTTTTCGGTGGCAGCGCAGGCCGGTCAATACCTTAATTTAGACTTCAAGCATTTGTTTAACGATGCAAAGTTTGAACTTAATACCGAGTACATTAACAACAACGGCCACAATTTAAAATTTACCCGTTTAAACTACTACCTTTCGGGTTTTACAATTACCCACGATGGCGGCCAAACTACCACCCTTAAAGACACTTATTTGTTGGTAACAGAAAAAGGTGGCTTGCAAAGTTTGGGCGAAGTTGAATTTACAAATATCGAAGGAATTAGTTTTTACGTTGGTGTAGATAAGTATGCTAATCACGGCGACCCCGCACAATACCCAAACAAACATCCGTTGTCATTAAAATCGCCTTCGATGCACTGGGGTTGGGCTGCGGGTTATATTTTTACAGCCTTAGATGGCAAAAGCGATACGGGCGACAAATCGTTTAATACAAATTTTGAATATCATGTTGTAGGAGACGAGTTTTATTCAGCCGTAAATATTACAAGCAAAAATGCCGTAAAAGGTATAAATGGCGTAACTGTATCGGTTAGCGTTGATGTAGCGCAATGGGTAAAAGATGCCGATTTTGTTGCCAACAGCATTATACATGGCGGCGGCCCTTATATTGCTGCCTTTATGAAAAATATAATTAACAATCCCGTATTTTTTGAAACTCAAGGTTTTAACAATATTGACAACCCCTTGCGCGATGGCGAGGTAAAAATAGGCTGTGTACCCGGAGCTTATTGCGCTAATATGGTTTATACTTTTGCCAATTTGCCATTTATTAGCGTATATGTTTACAATATTAGTGGCCAATTAGTTGAATTACAGCCCAAACTACCCGCTCAAGGACAGGTTACAATTGCCAACAATTTGCCATCCGGACGTTATTTCATTAAAATTACCGACGCAGCCAACAACCAAAGAGCCATCCACCAGTCGTCAGTAACATTAGTAAAATAG
- a CDS encoding peptidoglycan synthetase — translation MRIHFTAIGGSIMHQLAIALHHKGYIVTGSDDEIFEPAKSNLKQFGLLPKQEGWFAEKIHPDKIDVLIVGMHARKDNPELQRAISLKIPVLSYPEFLYQQSQHQTRVVIAGSHGKTTTTAMVIHVLNACRQSFDYAVGAKIEGLPFAVQFSPKAPVIVIEGDEYLASPLHPQPKIAFYHPQIALLNGIAWDHINVFPTYEAYLAAFSQFLQDMQPGHFLAYNATDPEVCRLVNLYGQHLQLKPYGIHKHKILPNGKTVLLTPNGEQPVAIFGSHNLINLAGALTICQELGITNQQFYQAISNFTGAGNRLETLALKSNFAIFKDFAHAPSKVKATTNAVANQFKQRTTIACFELHTFSSLNPEFLPHYRHTLNNAQQAIVYFNAHTFEIKKIPPLSPNAVAAAFDHPNLQVITNSADLAKALQTIKLQDANLLLMSSGNFGGLNWQEIWPNALK, via the coding sequence ATGCGAATACATTTTACCGCTATTGGCGGCAGCATTATGCACCAGTTGGCAATAGCATTACACCATAAAGGTTATATTGTAACAGGCTCGGATGATGAAATTTTTGAACCAGCAAAAAGCAATTTAAAACAATTTGGTTTGTTGCCCAAACAAGAGGGTTGGTTTGCCGAAAAAATTCATCCGGATAAAATTGATGTTTTAATAGTTGGAATGCACGCCCGTAAAGACAATCCGGAGTTGCAGAGAGCCATCTCCCTTAAAATTCCGGTTTTATCTTACCCAGAGTTTTTGTATCAGCAGTCGCAGCATCAAACGCGGGTTGTAATTGCCGGCAGCCACGGCAAAACAACCACTACCGCCATGGTAATACACGTGCTAAACGCTTGCCGGCAAAGTTTTGACTATGCCGTTGGTGCTAAAATTGAGGGCTTACCTTTTGCCGTTCAATTTTCCCCAAAAGCACCTGTTATTGTAATTGAAGGAGACGAATACTTGGCCTCGCCCCTGCACCCGCAGCCCAAAATTGCTTTTTACCACCCCCAAATTGCTTTGCTAAATGGTATTGCTTGGGATCATATCAATGTTTTCCCTACTTACGAGGCATACCTCGCCGCCTTTAGCCAGTTTTTACAAGACATGCAGCCCGGCCATTTTTTAGCCTACAACGCCACCGACCCCGAAGTATGCCGCTTGGTAAACTTGTACGGGCAACATTTGCAGCTAAAACCTTATGGTATTCATAAGCACAAAATATTACCCAACGGAAAAACAGTGCTTTTAACCCCAAACGGCGAGCAACCCGTTGCTATATTTGGCTCTCATAATCTTATAAACTTAGCAGGTGCTTTAACTATTTGTCAGGAATTAGGCATTACAAATCAGCAGTTTTACCAGGCAATCTCTAATTTTACCGGAGCCGGCAACCGCTTAGAAACCCTCGCCTTGAAGTCAAATTTTGCCATTTTCAAAGATTTTGCCCACGCCCCCAGCAAGGTAAAGGCTACAACCAATGCCGTTGCCAATCAATTTAAACAGCGCACCACCATTGCTTGTTTTGAATTGCATACTTTCAGCAGTTTAAATCCGGAATTTTTACCCCATTATCGCCATACTTTAAACAATGCCCAGCAGGCAATCGTGTATTTTAATGCCCACACCTTCGAAATAAAAAAAATCCCCCCACTTAGCCCCAACGCAGTAGCCGCCGCTTTTGACCACCCCAATTTGCAGGTTATTACAAACAGTGCCGACTTAGCTAAAGCACTGCAAACAATTAAATTACAGGATGCAAATCTGCTATTAATGAGTTCTGGAAATTTTGGAGGGCTAAACTGGCAAGAAATTTGGCCAAACGCACTTAAATAA
- a CDS encoding 3'-5' exonuclease → MDLFSEVQIQTQQANNFIIPLQRPLAILDLETTGLSLSSDRIVEICILKIIPSGEQVWFEQRINPTIPIPPKVSAIHGIYDHDVADKPTFAQLGQTIFDFLTNCDFGGYNSNFFDIPMLNEEFLRLELNLQLDSRKFVDVFRIFQKMEPRDLKAAYQFYCGKQLENAHSARADVAATWEVLQSQLEKYTQISRDMNDLHTFTAEDNRFVDLGRRMVYEGKDILFNFGKYKGQSVEKVLKENPQYYDWILKGDFLLDTKNKLREIMLRIKYNTK, encoded by the coding sequence ATGGACCTATTTTCTGAAGTTCAAATTCAAACGCAACAAGCCAACAATTTTATTATACCGCTGCAACGCCCCTTAGCCATTTTAGACCTTGAAACAACAGGCTTAAGCCTAAGTAGCGATCGTATAGTAGAGATTTGCATCTTAAAAATAATACCATCGGGCGAACAGGTTTGGTTCGAGCAGCGCATTAACCCCACCATTCCAATTCCGCCAAAAGTATCGGCTATACATGGAATTTACGACCACGACGTAGCCGACAAACCCACCTTTGCACAGCTTGGGCAAACTATATTTGATTTTTTGACAAATTGCGATTTTGGAGGTTATAACTCAAATTTTTTTGATATTCCGATGTTAAACGAAGAATTTTTGCGCTTAGAATTAAATTTACAATTAGACAGTCGAAAATTTGTTGATGTTTTCCGGATATTTCAAAAAATGGAACCCCGCGATTTAAAAGCTGCCTACCAGTTTTACTGCGGCAAACAATTGGAAAATGCGCACAGTGCCCGTGCCGATGTGGCCGCAACTTGGGAAGTATTGCAAAGCCAGTTAGAAAAATATACCCAAATTAGTCGCGATATGAACGATTTGCATACATTTACCGCCGAAGATAACCGCTTTGTTGATTTAGGGCGAAGAATGGTGTACGAGGGTAAAGATATATTGTTTAATTTTGGCAAATATAAAGGGCAATCTGTCGAAAAAGTACTTAAAGAAAACCCACAATATTACGATTGGATACTTAAAGGCGATTTTTTGCTCGACACCAAAAATAAACTCCGCGAAATTATGCTGCGCATTAAATATAATACCAAATAA
- a CDS encoding polyprenol monophosphomannose synthase: protein MSTSLVIIPTYNEKDNISAIIQAVMEQPRPFELLIIDDGSPDGTAGIVKTLISNQTYGQRLHLLERSGKLGLGTAYITGFKWALQRNIYDCIIEMDADFSHNPADLPHLYDACMVPNDKNKKTADVAIGSRYIKGGGVKNWPTNRVLMSKYASYYVRAVTWMPVHDTTAGFVCYRAHVLKAIDLDKIRFIGYAFQIEMKFAAWQLGFKLTEVPIIFADRVYGESKMSTKIFSEAFLGVLKMRWLGFFKSYRSK, encoded by the coding sequence TTGTCAACCAGCCTTGTTATTATACCCACCTATAACGAAAAAGACAATATTTCTGCCATTATACAAGCGGTAATGGAGCAGCCGCGCCCCTTCGAGTTGTTAATAATAGACGATGGCTCGCCCGATGGTACTGCTGGTATTGTAAAAACGCTTATCAGTAACCAAACCTACGGGCAACGTTTGCACCTGCTTGAACGAAGCGGCAAATTAGGCTTGGGTACAGCGTATATTACCGGATTTAAATGGGCTTTACAACGCAATATCTACGACTGTATCATCGAGATGGATGCCGATTTTTCACATAATCCAGCCGATTTGCCCCACCTTTACGATGCCTGTATGGTGCCCAATGATAAGAACAAAAAAACTGCCGACGTAGCTATCGGCTCGCGGTATATTAAAGGAGGAGGTGTTAAAAATTGGCCCACAAACCGAGTTCTAATGTCAAAATATGCCTCGTATTACGTGCGTGCAGTTACATGGATGCCCGTACATGACACTACCGCCGGATTTGTATGCTACCGTGCCCATGTATTGAAAGCTATTGATTTAGATAAAATAAGGTTTATTGGCTATGCTTTCCAAATTGAGATGAAGTTTGCCGCTTGGCAACTTGGTTTTAAACTAACCGAAGTGCCAATTATTTTTGCCGACCGCGTATATGGCGAATCAAAAATGAGTACTAAAATTTTTAGCGAAGCCTTTTTAGGTGTGCTCAAAATGCGTTGGTTGGGCTTTTTCAAATCGTATCGCAGCAAATAA
- the lepB gene encoding signal peptidase I, which yields MSTTHKKRKAAKEWAIAIALAIFIAFIVRTAIFGVYNIPTSSMAGSLLPGDFIFVSKFHYGARLPFTPLTLPFTWRNLPFSNQTPSYIATPGVGYYRLPGFASVKRNDVMVFNYPVDTARPIDKRDYFVKRCVALPGDTLEIVNRQILINGQIQPFPKYVQFQYLVNTSGKLPEDTLLQMGITEGGMRLADASLYEFCLSDQQVTQLKNLKSVTAINPINRDKGLSLSHEATYPQHNGLYPWNIDNFGPVLIPKKGLTIKIDSINIYLYKKTIEQHEKQNVVIKGYEVWINNQKATQYTFTTDYFFVMGDNRHNSDDSRFWGFLPENHLVGKALWVLGSFSSDTEGGLLRNIFSFSGNSGWRSERFLMDIE from the coding sequence TTGTCAACTACCCATAAAAAACGGAAGGCAGCAAAAGAATGGGCAATTGCCATAGCTTTAGCAATTTTTATTGCCTTTATTGTTCGAACAGCTATTTTTGGTGTTTATAATATTCCAACCTCATCAATGGCGGGTAGTTTGCTGCCCGGCGATTTTATTTTTGTAAGTAAGTTTCATTATGGGGCAAGGCTGCCTTTTACACCTTTAACCCTGCCTTTTACCTGGCGTAACCTCCCTTTTAGCAATCAAACTCCATCGTATATTGCTACACCCGGCGTAGGTTATTATCGTTTGCCTGGCTTTGCTTCCGTCAAACGAAATGATGTAATGGTGTTTAATTATCCGGTTGATACAGCCCGACCCATTGACAAGCGCGACTATTTTGTTAAACGGTGCGTAGCACTTCCGGGCGATACTTTAGAAATTGTAAACCGTCAGATTTTAATTAACGGTCAAATTCAGCCTTTCCCTAAATACGTGCAATTTCAATATTTGGTTAACACCTCCGGAAAACTTCCGGAAGATACGTTGTTGCAAATGGGTATCACCGAAGGAGGAATGCGACTTGCCGATGCAAGTTTGTATGAATTTTGCCTCTCAGACCAGCAAGTTACGCAATTAAAAAACCTTAAATCAGTAACAGCTATTAACCCAATAAACCGAGACAAGGGATTGTCGTTATCGCACGAGGCAACTTACCCGCAACATAATGGCCTTTACCCTTGGAATATTGACAATTTTGGCCCTGTTTTAATTCCTAAAAAGGGGCTAACCATTAAAATTGATAGCATTAATATTTATTTATATAAAAAAACTATTGAGCAACACGAAAAACAAAACGTGGTTATTAAAGGCTACGAAGTTTGGATAAATAACCAAAAAGCAACCCAATACACTTTTACAACGGACTATTTTTTTGTAATGGGCGACAATAGGCATAATAGCGATGACTCGCGGTTTTGGGGGTTTTTGCCCGAAAATCATTTAGTAGGAAAAGCCTTGTGGGTACTAGGGTCGTTTAGTAGCGACACCGAAGGCGGTTTATTGCGAAATATATTTTCTTTTTCCGGAAATTCGGGATGGCGAAGCGAACGATTTCTTATGGATATTGAATAA
- a CDS encoding PD40 domain-containing protein, translated as MYFTSNRLGGQGGKDIYVSYYKEGRWLEPHNLGPEVNTEGDEMFPTVHNDGTLYFASDGLGGFGGLDVFQAIHKGGDANWTVSNIGYPINTSKDDMGLILSPDRQKGFFASNRNGSDDIFELSVSEIKAKEWEKNLPSVTDKEALVVNNAPKSQGDDDDTIKIRPISDTKIENKTPEPGKVKPYRKPPGTGGEPDEKRLPKIPDELLVVADKQPNTFVLKGIVLSKKYNKELANAEIALIDLTDNSVKKFTTKDDGNFYFYLPAQKLYKAVVYDEDGAIVSQKYLNTYNTKEPIMHATLFGKEKTSKEPPIIISPPPPDNYPTWNPKDRPGTIPKKIPDSDTEPPTIIMSAPVFSDPATAKKVTAALVDVNKASLQDLLKQPFLRCGF; from the coding sequence ATGTATTTTACCTCAAACCGATTGGGTGGGCAAGGCGGAAAAGATATTTATGTAAGTTATTATAAAGAGGGGCGTTGGTTGGAACCCCATAATTTAGGCCCTGAGGTAAATACCGAAGGCGACGAAATGTTTCCGACTGTTCATAACGATGGCACCTTGTATTTTGCTTCAGATGGGCTCGGTGGTTTTGGTGGTTTAGACGTTTTTCAGGCCATACACAAGGGCGGCGATGCGAATTGGACAGTAAGTAATATAGGTTATCCTATTAACACTTCTAAAGATGATATGGGTTTAATATTAAGCCCCGACCGACAAAAAGGCTTTTTCGCCTCTAATCGCAATGGCTCAGACGATATTTTTGAGTTAAGTGTGAGCGAAATTAAAGCAAAAGAGTGGGAGAAAAATTTACCTTCTGTTACTGATAAGGAAGCATTGGTGGTAAATAACGCGCCAAAGAGTCAAGGGGATGATGATGATACGATAAAGATCCGACCGATTTCGGATACCAAAATCGAAAATAAAACTCCGGAACCTGGAAAAGTTAAACCGTATCGTAAACCACCGGGTACTGGTGGCGAACCTGACGAGAAAAGACTTCCAAAAATACCGGATGAATTGCTTGTTGTTGCTGATAAACAACCCAACACTTTTGTGTTAAAAGGTATTGTTCTATCTAAAAAATATAATAAAGAATTAGCAAATGCTGAAATTGCCTTAATTGATTTGACAGACAATTCAGTTAAGAAATTTACAACCAAAGACGATGGCAATTTTTATTTTTACTTGCCTGCCCAAAAATTGTATAAAGCAGTTGTTTATGATGAGGACGGAGCCATAGTTAGCCAAAAGTATTTAAACACATATAACACAAAAGAGCCTATTATGCATGCAACCCTGTTTGGTAAGGAAAAAACAAGCAAAGAACCCCCAATAATAATATCGCCACCTCCGCCTGATAATTATCCAACATGGAATCCAAAGGACCGTCCTGGAACAATTCCAAAAAAAATACCAGATTCTGATACTGAACCCCCTACAATTATTATGTCGGCTCCAGTATTTTCTGATCCAGCTACAGCAAAAAAGGTAACCGCTGCCTTGGTTGATGTTAATAAGGCAAGTTTACAAGATCTTCTTAAACAACCCTTCTTACGATGTGGTTTTTAA
- a CDS encoding glycosyltransferase, producing MSKPLNILQFCKKIPYPAKDGETLAINAITNGLYKLGHKVTVLAIETPKHKLQTNAFPEYFNSKIKFHSEFVNTDVKFWPALWHLFEGGSYNISRFYHPDINAKLQKIFQNQKFDVVQLEGIYLLPYLPLIRKFCSSNVKVVLRSHNVEFEIWERLAEETQNPLKAWYFGHLARRMKAYELKHINDADALVCITDRDADFFKDFGCKRPTITLPMCVDLAQYPLVDFEKTDFASVFFLGSLDWIPNQQGLIWFLEQVWPIVTAQMPQVKCYIAGRNAPKWLTDMAYWNVEMLGEVPNAVNFMGQKGVQVVPLFSGSGMRVKLIEAMALGKPIVATTTAAEGINCQHQQHILLADEPLPFANALIRVLKNKTYAKKMGLAARQLIENQYNLTDNIAQLARFYYWLLN from the coding sequence ATGTCAAAGCCCTTGAATATTTTGCAGTTTTGCAAAAAAATACCCTATCCGGCAAAGGATGGCGAAACATTGGCTATCAATGCTATTACTAACGGACTTTATAAACTGGGACATAAAGTTACGGTATTGGCCATTGAAACTCCTAAACATAAATTGCAAACCAACGCATTTCCGGAATATTTTAACTCAAAAATTAAGTTTCACAGCGAGTTTGTAAACACCGATGTAAAATTTTGGCCTGCATTATGGCATTTGTTTGAAGGAGGATCTTATAATATTAGTCGGTTTTATCATCCGGATATTAACGCAAAACTGCAAAAAATTTTTCAAAATCAAAAATTTGATGTCGTTCAACTCGAGGGTATTTATTTGCTGCCTTATTTGCCTTTAATTAGGAAATTTTGCTCTTCTAATGTAAAAGTAGTTTTGCGCTCGCATAATGTTGAATTTGAAATTTGGGAGCGTTTGGCTGAAGAAACGCAAAATCCGTTAAAGGCTTGGTATTTTGGTCATTTAGCCCGCCGGATGAAAGCCTATGAGTTAAAGCATATTAACGATGCTGATGCATTGGTTTGTATTACCGATAGGGATGCTGATTTTTTTAAAGATTTTGGGTGTAAACGCCCCACTATTACCTTGCCTATGTGTGTTGATTTAGCACAATATCCGTTGGTTGATTTTGAGAAAACTGACTTTGCAAGTGTATTTTTTCTTGGCTCATTGGATTGGATACCGAACCAACAGGGATTGATTTGGTTTTTAGAACAAGTTTGGCCAATAGTAACTGCCCAAATGCCACAGGTTAAGTGTTATATAGCTGGCCGCAACGCACCAAAATGGCTAACAGACATGGCCTATTGGAATGTTGAAATGCTGGGCGAAGTACCTAATGCAGTTAACTTTATGGGCCAAAAAGGTGTGCAGGTTGTACCATTGTTTTCGGGAAGTGGCATGCGGGTAAAATTAATTGAAGCAATGGCACTGGGTAAACCCATTGTTGCCACCACAACAGCTGCCGAAGGCATAAACTGCCAACACCAACAACATATATTATTGGCAGACGAGCCCCTGCCATTTGCCAACGCACTTATTCGGGTACTTAAAAACAAAACCTACGCAAAAAAAATGGGCTTAGCTGCGCGGCAACTAATTGAAAACCAATATAATTTAACCGATAATATAGCACAACTCGCCCGATTTTATTATTGGCTGCTAAACTAA
- the prmC gene encoding peptide chain release factor N(5)-glutamine methyltransferase has translation MDNNNNHLSAKQVIAQTIAYLTSQIGFELREANNIALILLEAATKQPIQYWQLNGSSTINPNQYTQINEWLQTLKQTGMPVQYLLQKTWFYGLPIQVSPQVLIPRPETEELVRIAIEVWDAQQNGNKHPDIIVDAGTGSGCIALALRQYYNNLNHDELKIIAFDISLHALDIAQSNAYALQLPIETLQIDLAKPQTWKSSNLPAKIDLLLSNPPYIAQHEAKSLHPRVSQHEPHLALFAPDQNPLFFYEQLAKMAAQFLTSQGLIAAELNPVYATETAQIWQNYKLENIKIHLDMSGKQRIITASKN, from the coding sequence ATGGATAACAACAATAACCATTTAAGTGCAAAGCAAGTAATAGCCCAAACAATAGCCTATTTAACCTCGCAAATTGGTTTCGAGCTGCGCGAAGCCAATAATATTGCCCTTATTCTGCTCGAAGCGGCCACAAAACAACCTATTCAATATTGGCAATTAAATGGTAGCTCAACTATAAACCCAAATCAATACACACAAATAAATGAATGGTTGCAAACCTTAAAACAAACGGGTATGCCCGTTCAGTATCTACTGCAAAAAACATGGTTTTATGGTTTGCCAATACAAGTGTCGCCGCAGGTTTTAATACCACGACCCGAAACAGAAGAATTAGTTAGAATTGCCATTGAAGTTTGGGATGCCCAGCAAAATGGCAACAAACATCCGGATATAATTGTAGATGCCGGTACAGGCAGTGGCTGCATTGCGCTCGCCCTCAGGCAATATTACAACAATTTAAATCATGATGAGTTAAAAATTATAGCTTTCGATATAAGCCTACACGCCCTCGATATAGCCCAATCGAACGCCTATGCCCTACAATTACCCATCGAAACACTACAAATAGACCTCGCCAAACCTCAAACATGGAAAAGTAGTAACCTACCTGCAAAAATTGACCTATTGCTTAGCAATCCGCCCTACATAGCCCAACACGAAGCCAAGAGTTTACACCCGCGCGTTAGCCAACACGAGCCGCATTTGGCTTTATTTGCGCCCGACCAAAATCCGTTGTTTTTTTACGAACAATTAGCAAAAATGGCAGCGCAGTTTTTAACTTCCCAAGGATTAATAGCCGCAGAGTTAAACCCTGTTTATGCCACAGAAACCGCACAGATTTGGCAAAATTACAAGCTTGAGAACATAAAAATTCACCTCGACATGTCCGGAAAACAACGCATTATTACGGCATCAAAAAACTAA